In the Arachis ipaensis cultivar K30076 chromosome B10, Araip1.1, whole genome shotgun sequence genome, one interval contains:
- the LOC107624207 gene encoding 30S ribosomal protein S31, mitochondrial produces MASSAMQRCGIAATARWLMASSTASGGVALPTVCGRGDKKTKKGKRFKGSYGNARPKKEKMIERIKDKVEVPRSTPWPLPFKLI; encoded by the coding sequence ATGGCGAGCAGTGCGATGCAGCGGTGCGGCATAGCAGCCACTGCAAGGTGGTTGATGGCGTCCTCGACGGCGTCTGGAGGAGTAGCTTTACCTACGGTGTGCGGGCGAGGTGACAAGAAGACGAAGAAGGGGAAGAGATTCAAGGGATCGTACGGTAACGCTAGGCcgaagaaggagaagatgatAGAACGCATCAAGGACAAAGTCGAAGTCCCCAGGTCCACTCCTTGGCCTCTCCCTTTCAAGCTCATTTGA